A genome region from Altererythrobacter aquiaggeris includes the following:
- a CDS encoding helix-turn-helix transcriptional regulator, producing MAITVKLDDLLHERRMTLTELAERVGLTLANLSILKTGKAKAMRFSTLEAICRELGCQPGDLLGFEPD from the coding sequence ATGGCCATTACCGTAAAGCTGGACGATCTGCTTCACGAACGCCGTATGACATTGACCGAACTTGCCGAACGCGTCGGGCTCACGCTTGCCAATCTGTCGATTTTGAAAACCGGCAAGGCCAAGGCGATGCGTTTCTCCACGCTGGAGGCGATCTGCCGCGAACTTGGCTGTCAGCCGGGGGATCTTCTCGGCTTCGAACCGGATTGA
- the rplJ gene encoding 50S ribosomal protein L10, with amino-acid sequence MDRSQKSDAVAELNATFKESGVVVVTRNLGLTVAQSTELRSKMREAGGSYKVAKNRLANLALKDTDYAGLSDLLTGPTALATSTDPVAAAKAAVEFAKTNDKLEIVGGAMGGQILDVAGIKALASLPSLDELRGKLVGLMNAPATKVAQVVNAPAAKLARVFGAYGAKEAA; translated from the coding sequence ATGGATCGTTCGCAAAAATCTGACGCGGTCGCTGAACTTAACGCAACTTTCAAAGAGAGCGGCGTGGTCGTTGTGACCCGCAATCTCGGCCTGACGGTGGCCCAGTCCACCGAACTGCGCTCGAAAATGCGTGAAGCCGGCGGCAGCTACAAGGTTGCCAAGAACCGCCTCGCCAACCTCGCCCTGAAAGACACGGATTACGCCGGACTGAGCGATTTGCTTACCGGTCCGACAGCGCTGGCCACATCGACCGATCCGGTTGCTGCTGCCAAAGCTGCCGTGGAATTCGCCAAGACGAACGACAAGCTCGAAATCGTCGGCGGCGCAATGGGCGGGCAGATACTCGACGTCGCTGGGATCAAGGCACTTGCCTCGCTGCCAAGCCTCGACGAGCTTCGCGGCAAGCTTGTGGGTCTGATGAACGCCCCGGCGACCAAGGTCGCCCAGGTGGTCAACGCACCCGCTGCAAAGCTTGCCCGTGTCTTCGGTGCCTACGGCGCCAAAGAAGCGGCATAA
- the rplL gene encoding 50S ribosomal protein L7/L12, producing MADIAKLVEELSKLTVLEAAELATALEESWGVSAAAAVAVAGPAAAAEAVEEKDEFDVVLTGDGGKKIQVIKEVRAITGLGLTEAKTLVESAPKSIKEGVNKAEAEEIKGKIEAAGGTVELK from the coding sequence ATGGCCGATATCGCCAAGCTTGTAGAAGAACTTTCAAAACTTACCGTTCTCGAAGCGGCTGAACTTGCAACCGCACTCGAAGAATCATGGGGCGTTAGCGCCGCTGCTGCAGTTGCAGTTGCCGGCCCGGCCGCAGCTGCCGAAGCAGTCGAAGAAAAGGACGAATTCGACGTTGTCCTGACCGGCGATGGCGGCAAGAAAATCCAGGTCATCAAGGAAGTCCGTGCGATCACGGGTCTCGGCCTGACCGAAGCCAAAACCCTCGTCGAGAGCGCGCCCAAGTCCATCAAAGAAGGCGTCAACAAGGCTGAAGCCGAAGAAATCAAGGGCAAGATCGAAGCAGCCGGCGGTACTGTCGAACTCAAGTAA
- a CDS encoding acyloxyacyl hydrolase, which yields MRNFATLSAALTIGLASPAAAQEAFVGVYVHEVATPFTFAVNEGGADIQAGYRFAPVADLSFIGKPQPYVLASLNTAGDTSFAGGGLSWRISVAERVYLRPGIGLIVHDGPDERFDPVSGKRTDLGSRVLFEPEIAIGARVSEHVSVEASWVHISHARLFNSQQNPGIDIMGLRVNLAM from the coding sequence ATGCGAAACTTTGCCACTTTGTCTGCTGCCTTAACGATCGGACTGGCCAGTCCTGCCGCCGCGCAAGAGGCGTTTGTCGGCGTATATGTTCACGAGGTTGCCACGCCTTTCACCTTCGCAGTCAATGAAGGCGGCGCGGATATCCAGGCAGGGTACCGCTTTGCGCCGGTCGCGGATTTAAGCTTTATCGGCAAGCCGCAGCCCTATGTGCTGGCTTCGCTCAACACCGCTGGCGACACCAGCTTTGCCGGCGGCGGGTTAAGCTGGAGGATCAGCGTGGCGGAACGCGTTTATCTTCGCCCGGGTATCGGCCTGATCGTGCATGACGGGCCGGACGAACGCTTCGATCCCGTGTCAGGCAAGCGGACCGACCTCGGCAGCCGGGTGCTGTTCGAACCCGAAATCGCCATCGGCGCGCGGGTTTCGGAGCATGTTTCGGTCGAGGCCAGCTGGGTCCACATCAGCCACGCGCGGCTGTTCAATTCGCAGCAGAACCCCGGGATTGATATTATGGGGCTGAGGGTGAATTTGGCGATGTGA
- a CDS encoding MATE family efflux transporter produces MPNAEALQPTAARGPWRTELAATMRLAWPLALANLLQMLVHAIDVIFVARLGESELAASSLAIALFGLVLWGLSGLTGAVAPLIAAELGRKKHAVREVRRSVRMGLWLAVFAGILGMLACLNGERLMLATGQDPVISAMAGSFMSIIIFAMVPSIIANVLRIFVSTLDRPIFATLIIASAIGISILANWVLVFGNLGMPALGLEGSALASVVTSLYIMFAYVIAIAWDKRLRRYRIFGNWWRTEWSRMQEIIRIGAPIMFTIIAEAGLFSGAAFLMGRIGPSELAGHTIALQVAALAFQIPFGIGQASTIRVGYHYGAGDRAAMGRAGWVAMAIAVGFSMVTAAIMWFAPHLVLSIYVDVDAPKNAAMVGFAVQFLVLAAIFQLVDAAQAVAAGNLRGLQDTRIPMVIAVLSYWAAGFTVAIGLAFYTPLQGVGVWIGLATGLLVAAVLLTGRWARREQLGLT; encoded by the coding sequence ATGCCGAACGCAGAAGCCTTACAGCCGACCGCCGCGCGCGGGCCATGGCGAACAGAGCTGGCCGCTACCATGCGGCTGGCCTGGCCGCTCGCGCTCGCCAATCTGCTGCAGATGCTGGTCCATGCCATCGATGTGATTTTCGTCGCGCGACTGGGCGAAAGCGAACTGGCAGCGTCCAGTCTTGCGATTGCGTTGTTCGGACTGGTCCTGTGGGGCTTATCGGGCCTGACAGGAGCGGTCGCGCCGCTGATCGCGGCCGAGCTTGGCCGCAAGAAACATGCCGTTCGCGAGGTCCGGCGAAGTGTGCGGATGGGCCTTTGGCTGGCGGTTTTTGCTGGTATCTTGGGGATGCTCGCCTGCCTGAACGGTGAACGCCTGATGCTGGCGACGGGCCAGGATCCGGTGATCTCGGCCATGGCCGGCTCCTTCATGTCGATCATCATCTTCGCGATGGTGCCCAGCATCATCGCGAACGTTCTGCGCATATTCGTCTCCACACTCGACCGTCCGATCTTCGCCACGCTGATCATCGCATCGGCCATCGGCATCAGTATTCTGGCAAACTGGGTGCTTGTATTCGGCAACCTCGGAATGCCCGCGTTAGGCCTTGAAGGCTCCGCTTTGGCGAGCGTTGTCACATCGCTGTACATCATGTTCGCCTATGTCATCGCGATTGCGTGGGACAAGCGGCTCCGCCGCTACCGCATCTTCGGAAACTGGTGGCGGACCGAATGGAGCCGGATGCAGGAAATCATCCGCATCGGCGCGCCGATCATGTTCACCATCATTGCCGAGGCCGGCCTGTTCAGCGGCGCGGCATTTCTGATGGGACGCATCGGGCCGAGCGAGTTGGCGGGTCATACGATTGCGCTGCAGGTGGCCGCGCTGGCATTCCAGATACCCTTCGGCATCGGTCAAGCCTCGACCATCCGTGTCGGTTATCATTACGGCGCTGGCGACCGCGCCGCGATGGGCCGCGCAGGCTGGGTGGCGATGGCGATTGCGGTCGGCTTCAGCATGGTTACGGCGGCCATCATGTGGTTCGCGCCGCATCTGGTGCTGTCGATTTACGTCGATGTGGATGCGCCAAAGAACGCGGCCATGGTTGGCTTCGCGGTTCAGTTTCTGGTGCTCGCCGCGATCTTCCAGCTGGTAGATGCCGCACAGGCCGTTGCCGCTGGCAATCTACGCGGATTGCAGGATACGCGCATACCGATGGTGATCGCGGTCCTCAGCTATTGGGCGGCAGGCTTCACCGTCGCTATCGGCCTGGCGTTCTATACGCCGCTGCAGGGCGTCGGCGTCTGGATCGGCCTAGCGACCGGCTTGCTGGTAGCAGCCGTGCTGCTGACAGGGCGCTGGGCCAGAAGAGAGCAACTAGGCCTAACCTAG
- a CDS encoding co-chaperone GroES — translation MAFRPLHDRVLVRRIEADSKTAGGIIIPDSAQEKPSEGEIVSVGSGAKAEDGTITPLDVKAGDKVLFGKWSGTEIKLDGEDLLIMKESDIMGILG, via the coding sequence ATGGCATTTCGCCCCCTGCACGACCGCGTTCTGGTCCGTCGGATTGAAGCCGACTCCAAGACCGCCGGTGGTATCATCATTCCCGACAGCGCCCAGGAAAAGCCCAGCGAAGGCGAAATCGTCTCCGTCGGTTCCGGCGCGAAAGCTGAAGACGGCACGATCACCCCGCTCGACGTCAAAGCTGGCGACAAGGTCCTGTTCGGCAAATGGTCGGGCACTGAGATCAAGCTCGACGGTGAAGATCTGCTGATCATGAAAGAAAGCGACATCATGGGGATCCTGGGCTGA
- the groL gene encoding chaperonin GroEL (60 kDa chaperone family; promotes refolding of misfolded polypeptides especially under stressful conditions; forms two stacked rings of heptamers to form a barrel-shaped 14mer; ends can be capped by GroES; misfolded proteins enter the barrel where they are refolded when GroES binds) — protein MAAKDVKFSRDAREGILKGVDILANAVKVTLGPKGRNVVIDKSFGSPRITKDGVTVAKEIELKDKFENMGAQMLKEVASKTNDLAGDGTTTATVLGQAIVREGMKSVAAGMNPMDLKRGIDLAVTKVVENLVGRSKDVSGSEEVAQVGVISANGDREVGEKIAEAMEKVGKEGVITVEEAKGLEFELEVVEGMQFDRGYLSPYFITNPDKMSVELENPYILIHEKKLTNLQPMLPILEAVVQSGRPLLIIAEDIEGEALATLVVNKLRGGLKIAAVKAPGFGDRRKAMLQDIAILTKGEMISEDLGIKLETVTLGMLGEAKRVTIDKDNTTIVDGAGSADDIKARVNEIKAQVETTSSDYDKEKLQERLAKLAGGVAVIKVGGASEVEVKERKDRVDDALHATRAAVEEGIVPGGGTALLYATKALDGLKGENDDQTRGIDIVRRAIVAPVRQIAENAGHDGAVISGNLLRENDETMGFNAATDTYENLVAAGVIDPTKVVRVALQDAASVAGLLITTEAAISDAPEDKNSGGGGMPDMGGMGGMGGMGGF, from the coding sequence ATGGCAGCCAAGGACGTAAAGTTCTCGCGTGACGCACGCGAAGGCATCCTCAAGGGCGTGGACATCCTCGCCAACGCAGTAAAGGTCACGCTCGGTCCCAAGGGCCGTAATGTCGTGATCGACAAGAGCTTCGGCTCACCGCGCATCACCAAGGACGGCGTAACCGTCGCCAAGGAAATCGAACTGAAGGACAAGTTCGAAAACATGGGCGCGCAAATGCTCAAGGAAGTTGCGTCGAAGACCAACGACCTCGCGGGTGACGGTACCACCACCGCCACCGTTCTGGGCCAGGCCATCGTTCGCGAAGGCATGAAGTCGGTTGCAGCGGGCATGAACCCGATGGATCTCAAGCGCGGCATCGATCTGGCTGTGACCAAGGTTGTCGAAAACCTTGTTGGCCGTTCGAAGGACGTATCCGGCAGCGAAGAAGTTGCGCAAGTCGGCGTGATTTCGGCCAACGGCGACCGTGAAGTTGGCGAGAAAATCGCTGAAGCCATGGAAAAAGTCGGCAAGGAAGGCGTCATTACCGTCGAAGAAGCCAAGGGTCTCGAATTCGAACTCGAAGTTGTCGAAGGTATGCAGTTCGATCGCGGCTATCTGTCGCCTTACTTCATCACCAACCCTGACAAAATGTCGGTTGAACTCGAAAATCCCTACATTCTCATCCATGAAAAGAAGCTGACCAACCTTCAGCCGATGCTGCCGATTCTGGAAGCTGTGGTTCAGAGCGGACGTCCGCTGCTGATCATCGCCGAAGACATCGAAGGCGAAGCGCTTGCGACCCTGGTCGTGAACAAACTGCGCGGCGGCCTGAAAATTGCAGCGGTCAAAGCACCTGGCTTCGGTGATCGCCGCAAGGCGATGCTGCAGGACATTGCGATCCTGACCAAGGGCGAAATGATTTCCGAAGACCTCGGCATCAAGCTTGAAACCGTAACTCTGGGTATGCTCGGCGAAGCCAAGCGCGTCACCATCGACAAGGATAACACCACGATTGTCGATGGCGCCGGTTCGGCTGACGATATCAAGGCCCGCGTCAATGAAATCAAAGCCCAGGTCGAAACGACCAGCAGCGATTACGACAAGGAAAAGCTGCAGGAACGTCTCGCGAAACTTGCTGGCGGCGTTGCCGTGATCAAGGTTGGCGGCGCTTCGGAAGTCGAAGTGAAAGAACGCAAGGACCGCGTTGACGATGCGCTGCACGCAACCAGAGCAGCGGTTGAAGAAGGCATCGTCCCTGGCGGCGGTACGGCTCTGCTTTACGCCACCAAGGCTCTCGACGGCCTGAAAGGCGAAAATGACGACCAGACCCGCGGTATCGACATCGTGCGCCGCGCAATTGTCGCTCCTGTTCGCCAGATCGCTGAAAACGCCGGCCATGACGGCGCCGTTATCTCGGGCAACCTGCTCCGCGAAAATGACGAAACCATGGGCTTCAATGCTGCGACCGACACGTACGAGAATCTCGTGGCTGCCGGCGTAATCGACCCGACCAAGGTTGTCCGCGTTGCTCTGCAGGACGCAGCTTCGGTTGCCGGTCTGTTGATCACCACGGAAGCAGCTATCTCCGACGCACCGGAAGACAAGAATTCCGGCGGCGGCGGTATGCCCGATATGGGCGGCATGGGCGGAATGGGCGGAATGGGCGGCTTCTAA
- a CDS encoding HigA family addiction module antitoxin, with amino-acid sequence MSNENYMIEVPHPGEFLAEELDARDWTQRDLAYILGVPEGSVSMIVSGKKGISPEMAKALGDAFDVNPEFFANLQKAFEMSRATAPDPGVARRAQFQNVYPIRAMIQRGWLEDTDVPLLEGQLMRFFGTNSVSNIPHLQHAAKKTNYDGTTPEQLAWLYRVKQICSEMITPRYSKKALQKAVSDDLPALMADPEGVRHVPRILNECGVRYAIVETLPKANIDGVCFWDGAKPMVGMTTRFDRIDNFWFVLFHELEHVLNEDGKAEKSINIDVDLKYDQSADQPEEERKANLAAANACVPAAALESFYQRKAPFISQRDVIGFARRINRHPGIVVGQLQWKMDRYNWLAKHKVSVRKFIAQSAITDGWGVPAPVTI; translated from the coding sequence ATGAGCAACGAAAATTACATGATAGAAGTGCCGCATCCCGGCGAATTTCTCGCAGAGGAACTGGACGCCCGCGATTGGACGCAGCGCGATCTGGCTTATATTTTGGGCGTGCCGGAAGGCAGCGTCAGCATGATTGTCTCGGGCAAGAAGGGCATAAGTCCTGAAATGGCAAAGGCGCTCGGCGATGCCTTTGATGTAAACCCTGAGTTCTTCGCCAATTTGCAGAAGGCGTTTGAAATGTCTCGCGCGACAGCGCCGGACCCAGGTGTCGCGCGTCGCGCGCAATTTCAGAACGTCTATCCCATTCGCGCGATGATTCAGCGAGGCTGGCTGGAAGATACAGATGTGCCGCTTCTCGAAGGACAGCTTATGCGGTTTTTCGGAACGAATAGCGTCAGTAACATTCCGCATTTGCAGCACGCAGCAAAGAAAACCAACTACGACGGGACGACGCCAGAGCAATTGGCTTGGCTTTATCGGGTGAAGCAGATTTGCTCGGAAATGATAACGCCCCGCTATTCCAAGAAAGCCTTGCAAAAGGCTGTCTCTGATGACCTGCCAGCCCTCATGGCTGACCCCGAGGGCGTTCGTCATGTCCCTCGCATTCTCAATGAATGCGGCGTGAGATATGCCATCGTAGAAACACTGCCCAAGGCGAATATTGATGGGGTTTGTTTTTGGGATGGAGCAAAGCCGATGGTTGGTATGACCACGCGCTTTGACCGGATTGATAACTTCTGGTTCGTTCTATTCCACGAGTTGGAGCACGTCTTAAACGAAGACGGGAAGGCTGAAAAATCTATCAATATCGATGTAGATTTGAAGTATGACCAGTCCGCCGATCAGCCGGAAGAAGAGCGAAAAGCCAACCTTGCTGCTGCAAACGCTTGCGTTCCAGCAGCAGCCCTAGAATCTTTCTATCAGCGGAAGGCTCCGTTTATTTCTCAGAGAGATGTGATTGGTTTTGCTCGCAGGATCAATCGCCATCCCGGCATCGTTGTTGGTCAGCTTCAGTGGAAAATGGACCGATACAACTGGCTTGCAAAACATAAAGTAAGTGTCCGTAAATTCATCGCTCAAAGCGCCATCACTGATGGCTGGGGTGTCCCCGCGCCCGTCACAATCTAA
- a CDS encoding type II toxin-antitoxin system RelE/ParE family toxin — MKVGYAEKRLSKIATDEAYKLGLPISVINSARKKIVLLEQAPDERTIRNWRSLNFKKLSGDRNGQKSIRVNDQYRIIFTLDNDGNPPLITILEIDDTH; from the coding sequence ATGAAGGTTGGTTACGCAGAAAAACGCCTCAGCAAGATCGCCACGGACGAAGCGTACAAGCTGGGTCTGCCGATTTCGGTAATCAACAGTGCTCGGAAGAAAATAGTCTTGTTGGAGCAAGCGCCCGATGAGAGGACTATTAGAAACTGGAGATCGTTGAATTTCAAGAAATTAAGTGGCGACAGAAACGGTCAGAAATCAATTCGGGTCAATGACCAATACCGTATTATTTTCACGCTGGACAATGATGGAAATCCGCCACTGATAACGATTTTGGAGATCGATGATACGCATTAG
- a CDS encoding IS1 family transposase produces MNKLDTKARATILHMLCEGSSIRSIVRITGVSKNTVSKLLIDAGKVCAAYHETNVRNLQTTRVEVDEIWSFTYAKQKNVKTAKAAPTNAGDTWTWTAIDADSKMIVSYLVGGRDAEYAMWFMDDLRSRLANRVQLTSDGHKSYLEAVEGAFGADVDYAQLIKIYGNAPDSFKGRYSPADCTGIKKRAIEGRPDKSLVSTSYVERANLTMRMHMRRFTRLTNGFSKKIDNHAHAVALHMMYYNFVRIHKTLKVSPAMAAGVTDRLWDIADIVMLIEKAEVEAAPKKRGPYKKAISN; encoded by the coding sequence ATGAACAAGCTAGACACCAAGGCCCGAGCTACCATCCTTCATATGCTCTGCGAAGGCAGCAGCATTCGATCAATCGTGCGGATTACAGGCGTCAGCAAAAACACCGTTTCAAAACTTCTCATTGATGCTGGCAAGGTCTGTGCAGCTTATCACGAAACGAATGTCCGCAACCTGCAAACAACGCGCGTTGAAGTCGATGAAATCTGGTCGTTCACTTACGCCAAGCAAAAGAACGTCAAGACTGCGAAAGCCGCTCCCACCAATGCTGGCGACACTTGGACTTGGACCGCGATTGACGCTGATAGCAAGATGATCGTTTCGTATCTGGTCGGTGGTCGTGATGCTGAATATGCGATGTGGTTTATGGATGATCTGCGCAGCCGCCTTGCAAACCGCGTCCAGCTTACCAGCGACGGTCACAAGTCCTACCTTGAAGCCGTGGAAGGCGCTTTCGGTGCCGATGTGGACTATGCGCAGCTAATCAAGATTTACGGCAACGCGCCGGATAGCTTCAAGGGTCGCTACAGCCCCGCAGATTGCACTGGTATCAAGAAGCGCGCCATTGAAGGGCGTCCCGACAAAAGCCTTGTAAGCACGTCTTATGTTGAGCGCGCCAACCTTACCATGCGGATGCACATGCGCCGCTTCACGCGGCTTACCAACGGTTTCAGCAAGAAGATTGATAACCACGCCCACGCTGTTGCGCTTCACATGATGTATTACAATTTCGTCCGTATCCACAAAACGCTGAAAGTCTCGCCAGCAATGGCAGCGGGCGTCACTGACCGCCTTTGGGATATTGCCGATATTGTCATGCTGATCGAAAAGGCAGAAGTGGAAGCTGCACCGAAAAAACGCGGTCCTTATAAGAAGGCAATTTCAAACTGA
- a CDS encoding APC family permease — MDNTKSPPRVVGKFGATLMSINGMIGAGIFALPALLYAETGNFAPWMFLIFGLLFACSILISARLSNMFRSSGGPQLWTQAAFGPFVGFQIGWVLLLGMAAGRAATLYVLVSYLSVIFPVFAEPAARALALGALLAAMTVITVSGMKNSIGGLAIGTLLKVSPILLLCGFAYASGGIATDFALPQFEAFESVALLVYFAYSGAASSAYSAGELKNPRRDLPVTMLGSLALIMAFYMAVQWAYIAAGAPQSDGDATPLAAAAGAVMGENGALLLSLAAIFSIATNCLNFFIAGPRVAYAMADRGLLPSMFANISPRFETPDRAIFLFSGLVAIMLASGAFTFLATVTSLAAQGSTLVMTAAFIVLMRRTEAGHDGRLRWYWWPVIAVGAFFASFTIIQAPASAFLLLAGLLVVGTLLYFIARRGQVSTPEPVFD, encoded by the coding sequence TTGGACAATACAAAATCGCCGCCACGCGTAGTGGGCAAATTCGGCGCAACGCTGATGAGCATCAATGGCATGATCGGGGCCGGTATTTTTGCCCTGCCCGCACTGCTTTATGCCGAGACCGGCAATTTCGCACCGTGGATGTTCCTGATTTTCGGATTGTTATTCGCCTGTAGCATTCTGATTTCCGCCAGGCTTTCCAATATGTTCCGGTCGTCGGGCGGACCGCAATTGTGGACGCAGGCGGCGTTTGGACCATTTGTCGGATTTCAGATCGGCTGGGTGCTTCTGTTGGGGATGGCGGCCGGGCGCGCGGCAACGCTTTATGTCCTGGTGTCGTATCTTTCGGTCATTTTCCCGGTGTTTGCTGAACCTGCCGCCCGCGCTTTGGCGCTGGGCGCTTTGCTCGCGGCGATGACGGTCATCACCGTTTCGGGCATGAAAAACAGCATCGGCGGGCTTGCCATCGGTACGCTGCTGAAAGTCAGCCCGATCCTGCTGCTTTGCGGATTTGCCTATGCATCCGGCGGGATCGCGACCGATTTTGCCTTGCCGCAGTTTGAAGCGTTTGAAAGCGTCGCTCTGCTGGTATATTTCGCATATTCGGGTGCGGCGAGCTCGGCCTATTCGGCGGGCGAGCTTAAAAACCCCCGCCGCGACTTACCCGTTACAATGCTGGGTTCGCTGGCATTAATCATGGCATTTTATATGGCGGTGCAATGGGCCTATATCGCAGCCGGTGCGCCGCAGAGCGATGGTGATGCGACACCGCTGGCGGCCGCTGCAGGGGCGGTGATGGGCGAAAATGGTGCCTTGTTGCTCAGTCTCGCAGCGATATTTTCGATTGCCACGAATTGCCTCAATTTCTTCATCGCCGGCCCCCGCGTGGCTTATGCAATGGCCGATCGCGGATTGCTGCCGTCCATGTTCGCGAATATCTCGCCGCGTTTCGAGACACCCGATCGCGCCATTTTCCTGTTTTCGGGATTGGTGGCCATCATGCTGGCAAGCGGCGCGTTCACGTTTCTTGCTACGGTCACCTCGCTCGCGGCACAGGGTTCAACGCTGGTTATGACCGCTGCATTCATCGTGTTGATGCGGCGAACGGAGGCAGGCCATGACGGCCGATTGCGATGGTACTGGTGGCCGGTAATCGCAGTGGGCGCATTCTTTGCCAGCTTCACAATTATCCAAGCCCCGGCCAGCGCATTTCTGCTGCTGGCCGGATTGCTGGTAGTGGGAACGCTGCTGTATTTCATCGCCCGGCGAGGACAGGTCAGCACGCCCGAACCCGTTTTTGATTAG
- a CDS encoding host attachment protein gives MKLPHKAHVAVVDGKRFILLHNTGQPFEPKLDGAETPDLEATNFSAGVKHQDDGGQKTGATDLDELAHAAAAAEWLNRAVMDGKIKQLMVVADPKTLGEMRRHYNAKLKEALVGELAKTLTGENSSVIAKAIASA, from the coding sequence ATGAAATTGCCGCATAAAGCCCATGTCGCCGTCGTCGATGGTAAACGCTTCATTCTGCTGCATAACACCGGCCAGCCATTCGAACCAAAGCTGGACGGAGCGGAGACACCCGATCTGGAAGCGACCAACTTCAGCGCGGGCGTTAAACATCAGGATGATGGCGGACAAAAAACCGGTGCAACCGATCTCGATGAACTGGCCCATGCTGCGGCTGCGGCCGAATGGCTGAACCGCGCGGTGATGGACGGCAAGATCAAGCAACTGATGGTTGTCGCAGACCCCAAAACGCTTGGCGAGATGCGGCGTCACTACAACGCCAAGCTGAAGGAGGCGCTGGTAGGGGAACTTGCCAAAACGCTGACTGGCGAAAATTCGTCGGTAATCGCAAAGGCCATCGCCTCAGCATGA
- a CDS encoding serine hydrolase produces MGHFTGVFGKISAALALGFAVLSPAGAQAQSYNFENAFDRELGTDTRAPRDYSARYDTPLERQIAMLAGGDQGRIGVAAIDLETGREVAILGDQRFPMASTSKIAIAATYLEGVDQGRWSLEDRYPLLIPVQSAKFSSRAAPVKRGSYLPASELIELMITRSSNSATDAMIAAVGGTDKVNDWLRRSGIEHVQIDRDIATLVRDDGEFDPAIIIDKRDSATPRAMVALLSGLYQGRWLTPRSRDVVIGAMERCRTGKRRIPHLLPGNALVAHKTGSLNNTSSDVGVITAPDGRSMAVAIYVTGQGSRANREAKIAAIASAIYNGYTKPQQRGLTRSAY; encoded by the coding sequence ATGGGACACTTTACAGGCGTATTCGGTAAAATCAGTGCAGCATTGGCGCTTGGCTTTGCAGTGCTCAGCCCGGCTGGCGCGCAGGCTCAATCCTACAATTTCGAAAACGCCTTCGACCGTGAACTGGGTACCGACACGCGCGCTCCGCGCGATTATTCAGCGCGCTACGATACGCCGCTTGAACGCCAGATCGCCATGTTGGCAGGTGGTGATCAGGGCAGGATCGGGGTTGCGGCCATCGATCTTGAAACCGGCCGCGAAGTCGCAATCCTGGGTGACCAGCGTTTCCCGATGGCCAGTACAAGCAAGATCGCCATTGCAGCGACATATCTCGAAGGCGTGGACCAAGGGCGCTGGTCGCTGGAAGATCGCTACCCGCTGCTGATTCCGGTCCAGTCGGCGAAATTCTCAAGCCGGGCAGCCCCGGTGAAGCGCGGGAGTTATCTTCCGGCAAGCGAATTGATCGAACTGATGATTACGCGCAGCAGCAATTCGGCGACGGATGCCATGATCGCTGCGGTGGGCGGCACGGATAAAGTGAATGACTGGCTTCGCAGGTCGGGGATCGAACATGTCCAGATCGACCGCGATATCGCGACGCTTGTCCGCGATGACGGCGAATTCGACCCGGCGATCATTATCGACAAACGCGATAGCGCCACACCGCGTGCGATGGTCGCGCTTCTATCGGGCCTCTATCAGGGCCGCTGGCTTACTCCGCGCAGCCGCGATGTCGTGATCGGTGCGATGGAACGTTGCCGCACCGGTAAACGCCGGATCCCCCACCTGTTGCCCGGCAACGCTCTGGTTGCGCACAAGACCGGATCGCTCAACAACACGTCCAGCGACGTCGGCGTAATCACAGCACCTGACGGCAGATCAATGGCTGTCGCGATTTACGTGACCGGTCAGGGCTCGAGAGCCAATCGGGAAGCCAAGATCGCCGCTATCGCGAGTGCAATCTATAATGGTTACACCAAACCGCAACAGCGCGGCTTGACGCGGTCCGCATACTGA